cagaaaaccagccaggagcaggatcCTCCTCCCCAGGGATTCCACAATGAAAACCTGGAACAGACAGGGGAGGGGGAGACATCAGGGCTCAGCAATTGCTGCAGATGTTTGTGTCCAAGGGacccctgccatggaaagcATCTCCCAGCGTGTGCAGACAACTCTCTGGTGGAAGCTTTTGGGGCTGAGATGATCTtcagggtcccttccaacccaaagcactCTGTGACTGCAGGATTCCTGATTtaagcaggggcaggagggactGGGCAAGGGGGAAGCCCCAGACTCACAGCCAGCAGTGTCATGACGACGTTGATGGCACCAATGGACACGGTGACGTactggatgctgctgctggccactCCTGCTGACTCAAAGATCCTGTCTGCGTAGTAGAAGACCTGCAGCAGAACCAGAGCTGTGTTAGAACCAGGCAGAACGTGGGAATCCCCCTCTGGGCTGCTCGAAATCCTGGCACTGGTGCACAGAAGCCTCGGGATGGAATTTGTCCATTTCTGGTGTTTGGATTTAGGCACTTCACTGGAAAAACTTTCCAATTATCATTAACAGGGCAGCTGACCCTGTACCTTGTCCATGGATTTGGAACTGGCCCGGGCTGACCCACCCCCTGTGTGACACTGGGCGTGTCCTGGGTGAaggggcactgccagctgtcccctgtgtcACCACAGCCCCCATCACCCCCTGAGTGACACTGGGCGTGTCCTGGGTGAaggggcactgccagctctgtgtcacCACAGCCCCCATCACCCCCTGTGTGACACTGGGCGTGCCCTGGGTGAaggggcactgccagctgtcccctctgtgtcacCAGAGCCCCCATCACCCCCTCTGAAGTCCCCCCCTGTCCCCACTCACCCCATTGACCCCCGAGAGCTGCTGGCCCGCCATCATGACGATGATGGAGATGAGCTGCCACCTCAGGCCCTTGAAGGTGAAgaggctgagcacagagaactgcccttcctccttctctgaCCTGTCCTCCTGGTACATCTCCTGGATCTCATCATCCACGTcctcccggccccgcagcctctgcagagctgggggggacagcagggtttCCTGAGCCCTGGGTTTGCTGAGGGTTCCCTCCTCAggccaggacacagcactgtgtcacccctgtgctgggcatgcacacacagggaaaggagcagtGCTCTGAGAATTCCACCCAGGGAGAATTTCACCTCCCTGGGCTGTTATCCATGTCCCACAGGGAGatccagcccatcccatcccatcccatcccatcccatcccatcccatcccacctcacCTCCAGGACAGtacagggcaggagaggagaggagaggagaggagaggagaggagaggagaggagaggagaggagaggagaggagaggagaggagaggagaggagaggagaggagaggagaggagaggagaggagaggagaggagaggagaggagaggagaggagaggagaggagaggagaggagaggagagagaggagaggacaggacaggacaggacaggacaggacaggacaggacaggacaggacaggacaggacaggacagcacaggacaggacagcacaggacagcacagggctgtacCTTTCCGTGCCTGCTCCTCGTTGCCCTTTTGGATGAGCAGGTATCTGGGACTCTCAGGGAAAAAGGGCAGtgtcagcagctggagcagggatgggatccCAGTGAGGCCCAGCAGCACCGGCCACCCTGCAGCGAGGACACAGACATCAGCTGAGGGAAACCCTCCCCCGGGAGCCCACGGAGAGGGGCTGAGCCAGGCTTTTACCGTTGGCATTCCCAAGGATGCCGTGGAGCCCCAGGATCTGGGCTGCCAGGATGCCAATGGTGATGAAGAGCTGTGGCACCACCCCAATGGCTCCTCTCAGGTTTTTGGGGGACATTTCTCCAAGGAACATGGGAACCACATTGGAGGCCAGACCTAGAAGTTAAGGGAACAGTGTTGGACATGCAGCTCAACCTCCAGCAAGGATTCCCATGGGGGAAAAACGAGATTCCTGGTGAACCACAGGATGCACAGAATCTTCACAAACCCTTCTGCTCTGAGTGTCTGGATCAGGAGCTGCCGGGTAGCAAAGCATTTTTGGAGTGTGACAGGAtgagcctgccctgcctgcagagccagcagatGATCTGGGGGTGAGAGTTCAGTGTTCACCCTCCTAAAAGCAGCTTTCTGCCAGCAGGCTCTGCCAGGAACAGCACAAGGCACAAAGGAaaactgctgctccaggcttGGAAACAAACTCCGAGTACAAGAGAGGAACTTTCCCTAAAACGAGAAGGGAAATCAGCACCCAAACACGCTGCTGTGAAAGTGGAAGGAAACGACTTTGGCTTTAAAAAACTCCCTGCTCAGTAACGCTGAGCTGAGAGCTTTCTGCTCTGAGATGCCTTGCAGGTGGCTGGCTCTCTGGAATTGGTATTTATGCTCTAATAAGGACACCAGGGCCACGGGTTATTTTTAGGAACTTTCCAGGGCTGCCCACAGTGACCCCAGcgagctgccagctcctgtgCTTACGCTGGAAATCCTGGCAGCTCCCAAAGCCCCGGGATCAAATGACCACGGGCCACCCTTATCTGACATTTCTGAGTCCCTGGGTGCCAGGAGCCGGGGCTTACAAAGGTGATCAGGCTGATATTTGAACGATAAAAGGCCgaaaaggcacagaaacaaGTGCCACCAGTGGCAGAGGGTGACCCTGGgatgctcccagctcctgcccaggcacagcacCCTCAGCTCAGGCCACATCAGCCTGAGGAGGACAAgccagggcagccaggctggtTTGGTTATAAATAACTGCCCAGAGGGATCACATTTAACAAGACCCTTAGCATTTGTTGCAAGCTCCAGCgctgagagcagctgccagctttAAGGGAGTCAAAAGCCAAAATAGAACcactgcactaaaaaaaaaaaaaaaaaaaaaaaaaaaaaaaaaattaaaaaaaaaaaaaaattaaataaatggaaaacaagaaacCGGCTTGGGAAAGCAACTTGATCTGTACATGCAGCAATTCCACTTGGTGAGCTAAGGCAGGAAATTTGTCTTTACAAGCTGTCCCAGCTCATTAACAAACCACGGAGTGTGCCAGCCTCACCAGCCCCCAGCCAATTAATTGAGCCGAAATGCTCTCAGGACCCTTGTAGAGCTGTGCTCAGCGTGGGTCTGgttgtcccctgtccctgcagctccagtgaAGCCACTCacaccagggacacacagagatCCAGTGGCTCTGGGCCCTTTGCTCTCCCTTTTAACacttcttttctcctgcaggaagagcagtCAGTTCCAGGAGACGGGATTATCGGGTCTGGCAACGCTTTGGATGGATTATTCTGGTCatgttaaaaaggaaagaagcagatATCTGCTCGGAGTTGTCTGGGAGAACAGATTCTCCTCTGCAGGTCTGCTGGAGGTGGGAGCTGCGGTACCCAGCAGAGGTTTATTGCTCTTTACAGTCACACATCTCCTCCCTACAGCTTCAATTCCAGTCCCAGGGCCATTATCTCCCCAAGATCTTCAGTACTTCTGCAGCAGGCTGACACACAGCCTTGTCATGCAGGTTCTAAAGTGTGCTACCTGCGAAAGCACAGCGCTGGGAGAATAAACCCCCTTTACACAGCcaagaaatatttattgctcTCCCTTTACCATCCACTTACCAGCAAATATTCCCATGACAACACGGGAAAGGATGATTACTTCAAAGGTTTTTGCCAGCTCGGAGGTCCCCATAAGGACTGCAGCAGCGATGGAAAAGAGGTTATTTATCAGCAAAGTGCCTTTTCTGCGAAGtaacaggaaaagagagagattcAGCTGGGCATTTCTGACTTGCAGATTGCCACAGACGGGATCTATCTGTCCAAAACTCGAACCATCGTGACCAACTCCGATCAGGGAGGAAACGGCAATGGGCACCTTTTTCCTGCAGGCAAAGAAGGCTTCCAGAAAGAAGTGGAGTTTCTCAGGAAACCTGAGCAGCAGAGGCCGGGCCTGATGTGGGATTTCAGGACTTGCTTGGCTCAGTGTCCGGCCTGGGCCACAGCAGACCGCAGGAATTCCTCCCCACTGGGTGACCAGCACTGatggctgagcccagcagctctccacCATCCCACCTCTTTGGCATCAGGGGTGTGGGGGCGATTTCAGGGCTGGGCCAGGTGAGATAAAAGCTTATCTGTCCCCAAAGGAAGGGCAGCACCTCGGCGAGGGCTGGCACCTACCGGCCACAGTTGTTGACCATGGGCCACACCATGAGTGACCCAAAGAGGCCACCCAGAGGGAACATGGACACCGTGAGGGACCACAGCAGGGTCTGGAAGTTTCCATCCATGGGCACTCCAGTCCTGTCCAGGTAGGTTTTGTTGTAAAAGTCTTGCATGTACTGGAATGAAGCACAAAGCAGATTCAGCACGGGGAGTGCAATTTTCATGCTGTAAAGGTTAGATAACAATAAATGCCATTACGCCCTGCCATAAAATAACTGTCCTGATAAAAAACCggcctgagggagctgggaaatgaAAGCAAGGGAAGGATGGAGAAGCCTGGGGTGGGGAACTGTTCCTTACAGATTGTTCTGTGCTTTAGGATGTGCCTGGTTCCCGGAGCTCATCTGTCCCGGGCACTAAGAGAGGACGAGCCCGTGCCCACAGACACCCACAGAAATTCAATTTACACGGTGTTCCAtctgccttgctctgctggaAGCCCCTCCCAGGCCGGGCACTCACCGGGGCAGGAGAGTTGATCACAGACACGTTGTAGCCGTACTGGAAGGAGGATCCAAAGGCAGAGATCAGAGCTACCAGGGCCAGGGGAAGTGTCATtttctgcagagggaagagggaaaaaaaaaaaaccatgagcACCACCTTGGGAAGTAGGGCTGGCTTTTAGGCATTACTGACATTcagtaaaaacaaagcaatgcCCAAAGTCCTGCTCTCTGtgttttccccttcattttGCTGCATATAAAAGTCCAATTGGGTTGTTTCCATTACAACtcattttgttctgcttgaTATGCCCACAGTCATTAGAGTAATTCACTCTGCTTTGCTGGTATTGATGAGTCATTTGgatgattaattttttcttttttcaagttaCCATTCTTAAAACACCACCCTGCAGGGAAAAGGTTGTCTGCAATCATTCCTCTCCGACGTGCAAATTGGGCAGTGGGATAACACAGGATATTGGCACAGGAGAGCTTTAAAAAGAAGTGATTTTTGCATCACATGCCCAAATCCCTttcctgttggttttttcttcctctgcattttGGGATGGAGCTATTTATGGATCTAACTGATTGCCACTGAGGCCGATTAGGACTGATCCAAGCAGCCCACGGAGGGTTtggctgagggctgcaggagctgcacttTGCACTAGAACACAGGAGGGGACTTGCCATCTGGAGAGGGACCAGCACCCTGTCGTGGGCACAcattccccagccccagcaggaccAAAACCAGTCGCCTTTGGGGCTCTCTGTTGACAGAGCTGCGTTGTTGGGCTTTTGTTTGGCTGCCTTTTATAGCTCACTAATGCATCTCACTGCCGCTCCGTCAATAAAgtcatttctcattttcatctcGTTTGCTGCCACCCTCACCAGCCTTAATGGCCTTAATGTCTGTGAGGTTTTCCATCGCATCAGGTCCCACGGAGGGCTCTGTCACTGCCCTGGCTGGACACTTGtccccaaggagctgctgcagctccttgccACTGCCCGGAATCCCGGCAGCTCAGCCCCGGGGCTCGCTGCAGTTTGAGACTGAAATTCAATCCCACCTCAGCCCGGGGACCAGGAGGAAGCTGAAGCTTCCAGGACTTTCTAGGAGGAGATTGCCGAGATTCCCTCATTGGTGATGGAAAGCAGCTGCCCTTAACCAAATCCCCCGGGGCTCAGAAGAGCCGCTGTGTTAATTATTGACATCCAGCACTGGCAGGAAAACCTCTGGCGTTCCCCAGCTGAGCCTTGTGCAAGACTCCCCAAACTCTGCTGTGAAAGGCAGCCCCATCCCGGAGCCTAAAACTGGTTAGaaagtgggaaagaaaacacacacaccgAGAGGGAAAGTGtcacaaaaaagagaaaatctcacagaaaagggaaaatctcacagaaaagggaaagtgtcacagaaaagggaaagtctcacagaaaagggaaagtcgcacagaaaagagaaagtctcacagaaaagaaagtctcacaggaaagagaaagtgTCGCAGAAGTTACAGGGTGGAAGAGCTGCAGACAATCACGGGACTCCGCTCTGCAGACAGACACAAACTGGGCACGGGGACAGAAACATCTCAGCCCCAAAGATCGTGGTCTTTCCCTCCCTTTGGAGGCACCCCGAGGTCCCGGGCTTGTCCCGTGTCCCCGGGGACACTCAGGCTCCGCACACTCACCCCCTTGGTGCCCTCGCTGCCCTCGGAGCTCTCCTGGCCCCGTCCCTTCAGCTTCATGGTGCCGAGGGCTCACCGATGCTGAGCGCAGCTTCTCCCGGCGGAGGcaggcactggggctgggacaccctgcGCAGAAAAAGCCCCTCCGTGACTCTTCCCCGCACATCCAACCGAGGCAGGCTCCGGGTGCCCCGGCTGCTCatccccttcctctgcctccGTTTGTTCTCCTTCCCACCCTGTCCCGGGGTGGGATGTGTCACCAGCGGCTGTctccagcagaggagctgcccagggacaaGGGGCACGGGCTCATGTCTCCATCCAGGAGGGGCAGAGCCTTCAGCAGGGTGGGGAAAGCGGGCCGATCCCCCTGCAGTGTGGGTCTGGCCAGGGACAGTccatggggctgcagctctAGAAGCCGGGGCCGATACAGCTGGAGATGTTGCCCAGCAACTGCAGCATCAGGGCACAcggggagcagccctggcaaCAGAGAGGGGCTCGCCCTGGGGCCAGCGCGGAGCCCATTAACCCCacaggctgcacacacacagccctgccccggccACAGCGCTGCTGCGGCTCTTACCTCGCAGGCAGCAGCTGGTTCAGGCGCTCCCGCAGCCCTCAGGGCTCATCCTcgcactgctggggctgggtcAGTGTCTcttgcacagccctggaggtCTGGCCCTCCCCATGCGAGTGGAGCACCACGTGCTGCCGGCTCTCTATTAACCTCCCGTGTTATGGGGTTGCTTTAAGAGCCCAGCACCTGGTTAATCATCCACTACAACTGTCGAGTTTATCAGAGAAATGCAAAGTTTACAAGGCGTCCCCAGCAGCCCGAGGAACCAGAACCAAACCTCCTGTTTATTGGTCTGTCTATTTTTATCGGGcagctcagaaagaaaaaaaaaaaaaaagcaagcatcTCTTGAGCAACACCTCTTTTCCACGTGTCCTGCACGCGttccctggctggctgcagagcGGCTCCACGTGGGAGCAGCATGCCccaaggcaggaggaagagcagagccctgccgctgctctctgtgctggaaTTTAGTCCCCAGATTCCTCggcatttctctttttattgcCTTTCTTCGCGGTGAGCAGCCTGGTATCTCCGGGGTGTCTCCACGGGGATCACGCTGCTGTGTCACAGCCTGTGTCTGTACCCACgccacagctcagccagcacCTCGTGTTCTCCTCACCTTTTTTACGGCTCCTCGGCCAAGAGGGAAAATTCTGCCCCCAGAGTCCGGGAAAACTGCAAAGAGGACGAATTTCCACCCTGGAATTCCAGCCCTTTAAGGGCAGTGTCACCCTCTGGGAGCTCGTGGCAGGGTGACAACTGCTCTGCCACAGGAGGGAGAATTCTCTAATGTGGTCTTTAAACTCTGCTCCTGAACTTGAAGAAATAGTCTCGGACATACAAGAGTCAAAGAGAACACAAGTTTGTCATCAAAACCCCTCGTCAGAGTAAATATTTGCTCGTGGCAGCAGAACAACTTGAAcattttccaaacacagcaAGAATGTGGTGAAAACATCTCTAAGGTTGTAATTGGCCCTGGGAGGATCTTGGAAGAGAGGCTGGTGAAGGGGAGACAGGACAGAAAATCAACTCCTTGGGTTTCCAGAGGGACTGCAGGGGTGTGACATCTTCAGCAGCCGGGATCCTGTTGGACTTGGGCAAAGGACAGAGCCAGGAACGAGCAAAGAGCTGATTTTACAGGCATTTTACaacacattttccatttcagccGCAGCACGTACCCAGGTTTGACATCTGCTCTTCACATGTGTGTGCCTGGAGACTTTACCTCCACTCGTGTCTCCTGTGCCCTCAGCCAGCTCATGGTGAGAGTTCTCCTGCACGTGGGCAGGGATTTATTCACCCTCAGCCCAATGAactgtgctctgggctggggcctGTGAACCCCTGCTATCTTTGggggcaaaaataaaaattattaagagGGCAAACGTAGTTTCCCAGGACAGTCAACGTGCTGGAGAACGTCAGAGGTGAGCTCTGGGTGGTGATGtttgagcaggagctggcagccagccctgctgcagagtgCTCACTGCAACGCCCACCCTTTGGGTATAGATACACCCAAATACAGAACACATTATATATCTGTATCCTTTCTGTGGCGTGTCTGAGACATCCCACGGGACATATCCACAGGTGACacctcctcacctgcctgctGGGGAGGGATTGCACGTTCAGGCAAAGCTAACTGGATATCCTGAGCCTTCTGGGGAGGGATTGCACGTTCAGGCAAGGCTAACTGGATATCCTGAGCCTTCTGGGGGGGGATTGCACGTTCAGGCAAGGCTAACTGGATATCCTGAGCCTTCTGGGGAGGGATTGCACGTTCAGGCAAGGCTAACTGGATATCCTGAGCCTTTTTGGGAGGAATTCCACGTTCAGGCAAGGCTAACTGGATATCCTGAGCCTTTTTGGGAGGAATTCCACGTTCAGGCAAAGCTAACTGGATATCCTGAGCCTTTTTGGGAGGAATTGCATGTTCAGGCAAGGCTAACTGGATATCCTGAGCCTTCTGGGGAGGGATTGCACGTTCAGGCAAGGCTAACTGGATATCCTGAGCCACTCCAGGTGAAACAAGGATGTAAGAAAGAAATGATCTGGCTGAAGATGAGTCACACGGAGACCCTGTTTTAGCAGCTGGACGCTCCAATTGATGGGATTGACTGGCTCCCAAGCAAACAGGAGAGGTGGGTTGGGCACCCTGATgcccagcagaaggaaaaggctggATCCACAGGGGCTCTGGAGCCAAGAACCAGAGCAGATCCTGCTTTTGCTGCACAAAATGCAACGCCGGGCAGCGTCCTGGTAAAGAAACTCAACTTTATTTTGTAAAAGTTGgagaaaatacttcaaaaccAAGCAAGTGAGGAGCTGTGAATGAGGTAAAAGTTGATCTCCAGGCGGCACACAAAGCCCCAGGCTGAGGCAAGGCACAGACAAAGCTCAGGAGCCCCGGGGACACACCCCGATGTCCCTGAGCCCCGAGGCAGGGTCTGACTGCCACCACAGAGCCAGTGACAGCCCCGAGCACCCGGGGGGACAAACATCCATCACCACGACACCAACACTGCTGCCCCCgggccagggcagagcagaggcaggctgGAGCTCCCGGGAAGGCTCCAGCTGAAACCCCTGCCCAGGAGagtcctgccagcagctccggggttccctgtccccacagagtCCTTCAGCTCACCACACACACgggcagagcccagaggagtTCTCGGCCGcgcagggcagggacaggagggacacgggctgggctgcagcagaacagcctggcccagagcatcctgcctcggctgaggagctggggctgccagggccagAGAGGGACAGcacctctgcagggctcagcctctCCAGCGCTGCTTCCCcgggctgcagctccctctgcgGGGCTGTGACACCATCCCCGACCTGCAGGACAGCGACAGTCACACTCCAGGGCCTGTGCCACCTGCAGGAACAGTGACAGTCACactcctgggctgtgccaccagccctgACCAGCACAGAACAGTCACAGTCACACTCCTGGGCTGTGACACCATCCCCGACCTGCAGGAATAGTGACAGTCACactcctgggctgtgccaccagccctgACCAGCACAGAACAGTGACAGTCACactcctgggctgtgccacctGCAGGAACAGTGACAGTCACACTCTGGGCTGTGCCaccatccctgtcctgcaggaacAGTCACAGTCACACTCCTGGGCTGGGCCACCACCCCTGACCAGCAGGAACAGTGACAGTCACactcctgggctgtgccacctGCAGGAACAGTCACAGTCACACTCTGGGCTGTGCCaccatccctgtcctgcaggaacAGTGACAGTCACACTCCAGGGCCTGTGCCATCTGCAGGAACAGTGACAGTCACactcctgggctgtgtcaccaCCCCACACCTGCAGGAAATGTCACCCTGGCACACTCCTCCAAAAGCATTTCTCAGGGCTCTCTAATGGCAAAAGGCAAACTGAAAccatggttttgtttctttttggtggtgttttttctgctgttttgttttcccttaaGCCAAGTTGGTGACAATTTTACTTTCTCTCTTCAGGGCTGGCTCCAAACAAACTGAACACAGCACGATCCTAAGtctcataaaattaaaaaaattccatcctCCCTTTCTGCAAGAAGCTGAACACAGCTCCCCTTTCCAAGCCTTGTGGGATTCACAAGAGGTTAAGCTATCAAGGTTGCTATTTagcttttcagaagtttttaaaagccttttgaaaggaggaaaaaaaacacctcttgAAGTCATCCGTGGCACAGATAAGATGCTTCCATCTCCCTTTCAAAGCCTCCAGGGGGGCtgaagagcagagaagcagcagccccCTGAAATGGGCTCAGGAGCTCTCGAGGACACAGCCCGTGCACACCAGGGTTTGAATACACTAACAGGGGTTTAAATACACTAACAGAATTGTAAAGTGAGTGCCAAGGAAAGCCCAGCACTCACCCTGCCCAGTCCCCAGCGACTCCGTGCCAcggagctgtgctggaaagaTGACTGCAATGAGCCAAAAAAGCAGCTTTAGGACAGCTGGggacctggagcagctctgccctccctgcccagagAGCTCACCAGGCTCCTGTTCCCTCTGCACAAACCCCTTCTACAAATTCAAAATGGCAACTGACAGCAAATGAAAAGTCCTTTGTTTTTATGGGCTGAGTGGTCTGGAGAAGGAGGAACAGGTGGAAGGAGAGAGgtgtgctcagagctctgccatccccagcagcctgcCTGTCCAAAATTCATCTGTCCCCAACAGCCTGCCTGTTCAAAATCCATCTGCCCCCAACATTCTGCCTGTCCAAAATTGatctgtccccagcagcctgccTGCCTTCCAGGGTCCTGAACATTCATCTATCCCAAACAGCCTGCCTGTCCAGAATTcatctgtccccagcagcctgccTGCCTTCCAGGACCCTgaacctttatttttctgggcagccaggagagctgctctgggcttcacctcctccagctgcaccctggcacaaagagctgcagcagtttcTGTTCAGACAGGAACCCACACAGCCCGAGAGCTCTTCCAGGGATTGACACCCCCAGGAACCCTGCAGCTCGTGGGGTGAAGCTCCAGGAGACGAGGAGCTCACACAACCTGACCAAAGCAAGGACAGCAGTGGCTTTCACCTGAAGTTAATTCTGGCCACGTTTTGCTCCCAGACACTCtctgggcaggtttgggtggATCACTGCCCCTCTGTTGCCCTCTGTGCTgatgggcagcaggggctgcatCCCCCTGTGGGGAAAACCCAGGGCACCAACCGTCTGATCTGACAAACCGTGTGTGCACGTGGCACTTCCCACCAAAACCAGCCACCAattcctctgcagctctgcctgtggcCTGGTCCTGTGGCCAGACAGCTCAGGTCCTGCTTTTACAGCAGGGGCAGTTCAGGGGGAAGGGAGCACAGGAGTCGTGTCAGGGGGTTGGCAGCGTGATGGGGCTGCAGACAGGGACTGTCCCTGAGCAGACAGGGaacccccagagcagctgcagaacccctttgtccctgctctgtgccactgctccctgtccctgtcactgccccttgtcactgctctgtgccactgctccctgtcactgctccctgtccctgctctgtgtcactgctccctgtcccttctcctggtcactgctccctgtccctgtcactgctccctgtccttgtcctgttccctgcccctgctcccttctacctgtcccttctcctggtcactgctctgtgtcactgctccttgtccctgtcactgttccctgtccctgtcccttctcccagccctcccagctgagcccaggcacagcagcaaagGTTCACTGTGCAGTTTTACCACGAGAGGAGGaatcagcagcagccaggggcaGCTCAGGTGCTGGAGAGCAGCGGCTTTGTctgcccggggccgggcacatccttgtccttgtccttgtccccgtggggctgtggctgctgccaggagctctgggctCCCTGCCTGGGCCACTGCAGCGGGTCCCAGTGgccacagcagaggagggagagcagcttGTCCCGGACCACCCGAGTGCACAGCACGAACATGATGCAGTTGGCTCCTCCTTGGAACGTGTTCCCGATTCCCTGAACAAGGAATTCAGAAAAATGAGCTTGGggattttggtggtttttttggggtcgtttatttgtttgggatttgttgttgttgttgttgttgttgttgttgttggttggttgggttttggttttgggggctttttgggggttggggtttttttggttgttttttttttttcctccctgtttttgatgtggttttggtttttgtggggtttttggggtttttttccccaaaaagcaccccaaagcagagcaggggagcaggctgagccctgccggAGGACACACACCCAACCCTCCCgtgggagctgctctcccttcAGCAGCCCGCCCTGCCGCTGCAGCTTTCCTCTGCAGCCACtagatgctgctgcaggagctgctgctgcattgcTGCCGCCCGGACCTCACAGGCAGGGCTCACCTGAGGGGCGCAGGTAGCTCCTGCAGCGCTCCATCCCCCCAAAATCGCTGTTTATTGTCGGGAG
The Sylvia atricapilla isolate bSylAtr1 chromosome 22, bSylAtr1.pri, whole genome shotgun sequence genome window above contains:
- the LOC136370871 gene encoding solute carrier family 2, facilitated glucose transporter member 5-like, translating into MKLKGRGQESSEGSEGTKGKMTLPLALVALISAFGSSFQYGYNVSVINSPAPYMQDFYNKTYLDRTGVPMDGNFQTLLWSLTVSMFPLGGLFGSLMVWPMVNNCGRKGTLLINNLFSIAAAVLMGTSELAKTFEVIILSRVVMGIFAGLASNVVPMFLGEMSPKNLRGAIGVVPQLFITIGILAAQILGLHGILGNANGWPVLLGLTGIPSLLQLLTLPFFPESPRYLLIQKGNEEQARKALQRLRGREDVDDEIQEMYQEDRSEKEEGQFSVLSLFTFKGLRWQLISIIVMMAGQQLSGVNGVFYYADRIFESAGVASSSIQYVTVSIGAINVVMTLLAVFIVESLGRRILLLAGFLLCSVSCAVLTLALNLQNTVSWMSYLSIVCVIAYIIGHAIGPSPIPAVMITEMFLQSSRPAAFMVGGSVHWLSNFTVGLVFLYMEAGLGPYSFLIFCAICVATMLYIFFVVPETKNKTFMEINRIMAKRNKVEIQESKELKDSYPLGKQEEKKSLSSSEM